The Lactuca sativa cultivar Salinas chromosome 2, Lsat_Salinas_v11, whole genome shotgun sequence genome includes a window with the following:
- the LOC111920723 gene encoding uncharacterized protein LOC111920723, with translation MLLFDESQTAIDSESTAKDNKVDSLKHIVDDAAQKMAADQPKATERPNVSEPLNDHPNVQGEGPVLQHDQDSSFQGENLPSQSSSSTESPNEGEDTHPDSEQASSFEGENTNIWTMGQSSGNNWSKACILPQDTQKSNVAESEYVPPKHKSAPPSESESESSDDEASGRGDTPLRSPTLEIPVHSLPPSLPPVTIPLSIPPIFPIPTSQPSTTIPIPTPIFTDTTTTTTTIGAHSKAPTSPVTTEPPLTTKPPITTKPLSPTPSTDTTAVLGGEDLEFDSTYFSPYRVQSDEDIDEPVTKRHLKAVNDKLDQLLSSSSSGTYSDVALKALFSFIVQEHRASHTNAAKAIDASISQYQKASLAVETSTKECKEATAKVDKLVSEAILFLDSLQAATQKNSQTVNASVDNLQRSLQAERSKLESAR, from the exons ATGCTTCTTTTTGATGAATCTCAAACGGCAATTGATTCTGAATCAACGGCGAAAGACAACAAGGTTGATAGTCTAAAGCATATCGTCGATGATGCTGCTCAAAAGATGGCTGCTGATCAACCTAAAGCAACCGAGAGGCCAAACGTAAGCGAACCTTTAAATGATCATCCtaatgtccagggggagggtccgGTTCTACAACATGATCAAGACtcttcattccagggggagaacttACCGTCACAATCATCAAGCTCTACTGAAAGTCCAAACGAAGGAGAAGATACTCATCCAGACTCCGAACAGGCGTCatccttcgagggggagaacaccaat ATTTGGACTATGGGTCAATCATCTGGCAACAACTGGTCCAAAGCTTGCATTCTTCCTCAAGACACTCAGAAATCTAATGTGGCAG AATCAGAGTATGTTCCTCCCAAACACAAATCTGCTCCTCCTTCAGAATCTGAAAGCGAAAGCTCTGATGATGAGGCTTCGGGTCGAGGTGACACCCCGCTTCGCTCGCCTACCCTAGAAATACCAGTTCACTCCCTACCTCCTTCTCTTCCACCTGTTACCATCCCATTATCCATCCCTCCGATATTTCCTATCCCTACGTCTCAACCATCCACCACTATTCCCATCCCTACTCCAATCTTCACAGacactaccactaccaccactACTATAGGGGCTCATTCTAAAGCTCCAACCTCACCTgttacaaccgaaccaccacTAACAACCAAACCTCCTATCACTACCAAACCCTTATCCCCTACCCCATCTACTGACACCACCGCAGTTCTAGGCGgcgaggacttggaatttgattccacttaTTTCAGTCCTTACCGTGTACAAAGTGATGAAGACATTGATGAACCTGTCACCAAGCGTCATCTCAAAGCAGTTAACGACAAACTCGATCAACTGCTTTCCTCCTCTTCATCTGGGACTTATTCTGATGTTGCTTTAAAGGCTTTGTTCTCCTTTATTGTCCAAGAACACAGGGCCTCCCATACAAATGCAGCTAAGGCTATAGACGCCTCCATTTCGCAATACCAGAAAGCCTCCCTTGCAGTTGAGACCTCCACCAAGGAGTGCAAAGAAgcaaccgcaaaagtcgataaactagtttctgaGGCTATCCTATTTTTGGATTCTTTGCAGGCGGCAACTCAGAAAAATTCTCAAACTGTCAATGCTTCGGTTGATAACCTTCAGCGTTCTCTTCAAGCTGAACGGTCCAAACTTGAATCTGCTCGTTAA